A genomic window from Salvelinus sp. IW2-2015 linkage group LG13, ASM291031v2, whole genome shotgun sequence includes:
- the LOC139028478 gene encoding uncharacterized protein translates to MRRQHGSAAGSQRGSPRNFLAVRQTGSARAARQPRAAPSRPPARAAQPPASHGSPSRRRHEQPEPPASHEQPDASQHEPQAARQHDSPSRQPATSRRSRQPASHEPPESPASQPEPPKSPASQHEPPESPPQPPSRRVASQPARAPESPQPATSRRSRQQPATTAGAAQCQPATRPPESPASSTSRRSPAPARAASRQPARAASHGRQPASHEPPESPASQPRAAECQPASHEPPESPASHELPSVRWRPGMVFSPGLATRVAAPEAPPKRVLTMWMGASSRARAAA, encoded by the exons atgaggaggcagcacggcagcgcggctggaagccagagaggcagccccagaaattTCTTGG ccgtccgccagacaggatcagcccgagccgcccgccagccacgAGCAGCCCCGAGCCGCCCGCCAGCACGAGCAGcccagccgccagccagccacGGCAGCCCGAGCCGCCGCCGCCACGAGCAGcccgagccgcccgccagccacgAGCAGCCCGACGCCAGCCAGCACGAGCCCCAAGCCGCCCGCCAGCACGACAGCccgagccgccagccagccacgAGCCGCcggagtcgccagccagccagccacgaGCCGCcggagtcgccagccagccagccagagccgccgaagtcgccagccagccagcacgaGCCGCCGGAGTCGCCACCGCAGCCACCGAGCCGccgagtcgccagccagccagcacgaGCCCCGGAGTCGCCACAGCCAGCCAcgagccgccggagccgccagCAGCCAGCCACGACCGCCGGAGCCGCCCAGTGCCAGCCAGCCACGAGACCGCCGGAGTCGCCAGCCAGCAGCACGAGCCGCCGATCGCCAGCACCAGCCCGAGCCgcgagtcgccagccagccagagccgccagccacggccgccagccagccagccacgaGCCGCcggagtcgccagccagccagccacgaGCCGCCgagtgccagccagccagccacgaGCCGCcggagtcgccagccagccacgagctaccctcagtccggtGGCGCCctgggatggtcttcagtccgggacttgctacaagggtcgccgctccagaggcgccaccaaagcgggtattgacaatgTGGATGGGGGCCTCGTCCCGCGCCCGAGCCGCCGCATGA
- the LOC111971270 gene encoding LOW QUALITY PROTEIN: NXPE family member 3-like (The sequence of the model RefSeq protein was modified relative to this genomic sequence to represent the inferred CDS: inserted 2 bases in 1 codon), giving the protein MWRSLSKYVCVFFLLSVSGLFFLLSIINVLENLNCQTVSTLYQLQSSVHTAFFSEAPFPLDRNHSYCGLLGQEPLPEEALEERYLLQSIAWPEPTHHSESVSLDQXFFVILPARGRSEWYVGDQLEAFVQMYDFQGHPKSHGGDFLLARLHSSELEAGVAGQVLDHRNGTYSAIFPLLWQGTAQVEMTLVHPSEAVHVLRRLREERPDRVFFKSLFRSGKLSQTTLCNLCLPTSQKPLCNYTDAHTEEPWYCYKPKLLSCDTRINHSKGGYVKDLLTNKEKLLFQSGVNIKVHIHPSGSDSVTVLPEKKDEADVERSSMKMEPTRITPSGYYFQGSXRALTGGVIRQFNDTSAITQCLKGKVVYMYGDSTARQWFEYLNDLLPELKQFNLHSPKNVGPNMAVDSIHNTLLRYRCHGPPIRFTNVIASEMRYVANELDGLTGGSNTVVFISIWSHFSTFPVQVYIRRLRHIRRAVVRLLDRAPGTMVVLRSANLQALDPEVSLYNSDWYSLQLDGVLRAMFRGLDVLLIDAWEMTLAHHLPHALHPPPIIIKNMIDIILSRICP; this is encoded by the exons ATGTGGAGGAGCCTGTCCAAATATGTCTGTGTCTTCTTCCTGCTGTCCGTGTCAGGCCTATTTTTCCTGTTAAGCATCATCAACGTTCTGGAG AATCTGAACTGCCAAACAGTGTCAACATTATACCAGCTCCAGAGCAGCGTCCACACAGCTTTCTTTTCAGAGGCCCCTTTTCCTCTGGACCGCAACCATAGCTACTGTGGCCTCCTGGGCCAGGAGCCCTTACCCGAGGAGGCTCTGGAAGAGCGTTACCTCCTGCAGTCCATCGCCTGGCCAGAGCCTACGCACCATTCTGAGAGCGTGTCCCTGGACCA CTTTTTTGTGATCTTGCCAGCAAGGGGCAGGAGTGAGTGGTATGTGGGAGACCAGCTGGAGGCTTTTGTCCAGATGTACGATTTTCAGGGGCATCCCAAGAGCCATGGTGGAGACTTCTTGCTGGCCCGACTGCACTCCTCTGAATTGGAGGCAGGCGTTGCAGGACAGGTGYTGGACCACAGGAATGGGACCTACTCTGCCATTTTCCCATTACTATGGCAAGGGACTGCACAGGTGGAGATGACACTGGTCCATCCAAGTGAGGCAGTTCATGTTCTACGACGGTTACGAGAGGAACGGCCCGACCGGGTTTTCTTTAAGAGTCTCTTCCGCTCTGGAAAACTGTCCCAGACAACTTTATGTAACTTGTGTCTGCCAACAAGCCAGAAGCCACTGTGCAATTACACAGACGCCCACACGGAGGAGCCCTGGTACTGCTACAAGCCCAAGCTGCTGAGTTGTGACACACGGATCAACCACTCAAAGGGAGGCTATGTGAAAGATCTGCTCACCAACAAAGAGAAATTGCTCTTCCAGAG TGGTGTAAACATCAAAGTTCACATTCATCCTTCAGGGTCTGACAGTGTCACTGTGCTGCCTGAGAAAAAAG ACGAAGCAGACGTGGAGAGAAGCAGCATGAAGATGGAACCTACCAGAATCACTCCTTCCGGGTATTACTTCCAAGGGTCATRGCGAGCGCTGACTGGTGGTGTAATACGCCAGTTTAACGACACCTCTGCCATTACTCAGTGTCTGAAGGGCAAGGTGGTGTACATGTATGGAGACTCTACTGCCAGACAGTGGTTTGAGTACCTCAACGACTTATTACCAG AGCTGAAGCAGTTTAACCTTCACAGTCCTAAGAATGTGGGGCCCAACATGGCGGTGGACAGCATCCACAACACCCTTCTGAGGTACCGTTGTCACGGTCCTCCAATCCGCTTCACCAATGTCATCGCCAGTGAGATGCGCTATGTAGCTAACGAACTGGATGGCCTGACTGGTGGGTCGAACACTGTGGTGTTTATTAGCATATGGTCCCATTTCAGCACCTtccctgtgcaggtctacattcgCCGACTACGCCACATTCGGCGGGCGGTGGTGCGGCTTCTGGACCGGGCTCCGGGGACCATGGTGGTGTTGCGTTCAGCCAACCTCCAGGCCCTGGACCCGGAGGTGAGCCTGTACAATAGTGACTGGTACTCATTGCAGCTAGACGGGGTGCTCAGGGCCATGTTCAGGGGTCTGGATGTCTTGCTGATAGACGCCTGGGAGATGACCCTTGCCCACCACCTCCCCCATGCCCTCCACCCTCCCCCCATCATCATCAAGAACATGATAGATATTATCCTCTCTCGTATCTGCCCATGA